The following DNA comes from Megalobrama amblycephala isolate DHTTF-2021 linkage group LG20, ASM1881202v1, whole genome shotgun sequence.
TGAAGCAAATGGCAGCGAGAAAGtagaaaaataagctctgttCTCACCTGACAGAAGACGGCAGGGGATGAGCTGAATGCTCTCAGATGCTGAAGGCGGCACGAGGGCGGAGCGGTGAACAGCTGCAAGAGAGCGAAGATCCATGGAGCGAGGGGCTTTGCATGTGCCACAGCTGTGGTGCGGCATTGAGGCAACGCCGCCGCTGTGAAAACGGCGATTgtagctcttttagagcggcgagaGCCACTGGGAAAGCTCTTTTAGGAAGCGGTGTTAAGCCGCGGGAAATGCTCTTTAAAcggcgccggatggcggcaggagacgcgCTGAGAGGTGGCCGGAAGTGGGAAGCGGACGGCTCGAGAGCGCCGCCCGAGGCAGCAGTGtgcgagggcgccggcgctgtctTCGTTCAGCGGTCTCAGCTCAGTCCGCAGCGGGATCCTCTTCGACAGTGGTGAGAACTTCTCCCAGGCGAGCTTCTTCCAGGCGGCAAAGGCTTCAGCCGGAAATCAGCGAAGAGCGATAtgaagtcgtcgctgaaggagagagaactgaaatcctatggcgaagcgcctgcttatatagctaccccgcccatttcggcgggaatattcgcaggctttgtcgccataggccgcgcagctatgccgcgctgtcattggttcaacaacttgtctatgaatgaaccaatgacgaagcagttacactgcgctattgaaaaaggcttcagtaacggggaacgTCATTGTTTCTTTTCGTATTACTGAcatcaagtgctgaggaagatcCAGAGCTGAAAATCAGATATGGTAAATGGCATTTCGTTTCTGACGCACTACaagtggtagaccaatcacaacagactggactGTCTAACCACTCACAGCAGAGCAGGCTTGCGGAAAGGAGGAgattagagagactgaatcatTAAATAAACcattttcagactctttgagaaaCCAGGTGATGTGAAatataaattatgagaaaattaaagtgttttttttttccttggaTGCATGAAAACCTATTGTAAGAGACACCACAACTAaattaaaaacctttaaaataacacaaaaggGGCACTTTAAGTAAATGTGGTGCTTTCTTTGAGCCAAATCAGCAGCGGAAGTACTATTTTACCTTTTATCTGTGTACATACCTGCTATTAAGTAAGGTTtgctatgattttttttacaccCTTGTGTAATGGGAGTCAAGACAATACTTTACCAGTGGTTATGATTGGTGGAGTAATGGATTGTATGGATGGGATTGTCTCTGTTGTTGTAGACGCTGATGGGATGGACTGACTTGAGGCTTCTGGTATTAGGAAAAGTTTATATCAACATcaaaaaaatttcaaaataaattactgaaAAGCATATGAGTAAATGCTTTCTTACCTACACAGTAAGCTCCGCAAAATATTGGTTTGACAAACTCATAAACATAGTAATTTCCTGGACAGGCTTTGACTCTTATAGCGTGGGAAGCATAAGTACAGCAGCCATTCCATGAGGAGACACAGACCTGACGAGTGACCACTCCATCTTTCAGCTGTGGGTGAGATCCGTTGAGCCACAGTGGGTCACTAGTGCCACATGTGTACTGATTAACACATGATTCTGGCATCTGAGCATTTTGACCATTGTAGAACAGCCTGTACCAGCCATTCCACTCCACATTAGAATCACACATGCCCAAGTTATAATGGTCAGTGGCTCTCCAAGGCTCATCCAGACTGGTATAGTTGTAGCAGGGGTCGACACTTGGGATGGAGACAGGTACTGTTGATGAAAAAATAGAAAGAGAGCATTATATAGTGAAGATTAAGTGCATCCAAGTAGAAGGAAAACTTTAAAAGGTCTGCACAGCTAATCATGTGAAAATCTACAGTACAATTCATGATAATCATGTCAAATATAAAGATGAATGTATGTACCTGCACAATATACAGGAGCTGGGATTGATAGAGTTGGCCTGGTAAACTTGTAGACATAATAATTTCCAGGACAAGCTTTAACTTGGATTGGATCAGATCTGTAGCGACTGCACTGATCATTACGGGAGCCGTAAATTTCACGAGTAACAACTCCATCTTCTAGTCGAGGATGAGAGTCACCAATCCACAGAGAACTATAACCTCCACATGACATGTAAGACACACACCATTCAGGCATCTGAGCACTTGATCCATTAATGAAGAGTCGATACCAGCCATCCCATTCTACAAGAGTGTCATCATGTCTATTTACATATCCATTCGTATACCAGTAAATGATTATGCTTCTCCAGTAGTTGTCGAGTATGCTGTAGTTTTTGCACGGGTCATAATCTGTGTTAGTGACAGATCAAAACAAGGAACTTTGTGAGGCCTAAATTGATCTATAGTAATAATCATAGAGAATTTTAGCCATTTGTACTGTACATGACATGACTCTGTAGTATGATATGAGATACATACAATGTaccattttaatctgtaatGCAGAATCATTaccaaaaaaaacagcaaattatggatatttttaatattttaattcatatATAGTGATATACTCAgtcagttctcatccaatacagtgagtgcagtcaaatcaataatatttttgaatattatatattaaattatatatactgtatacaacTTACTCAAGGTGATACTGGATCCAGTGATTATATCTGGACTCACAGTGGAAACCGGTTGTGAAATGGTGCTGATATCTAAAaagaagaaagttcaaaacataaccgaaatcatttttaaaaggttttaaagTCTTTGTTAATAAGGAGGAAAAGGCACAGTACCTGTACAATATCCAACACATCCAAATGGTGGACTCACAAGTTCATAGACATAGTAATTGCCAGGACAAGCTTTGACTCTGATGGGGTTTGAATTGTATTCACAGCAGTCTCCCAAATGATAACTACCACAGACCTCCCTGATCACCACCCCATCCTCTATTTGAGGGTGAGGATCAGTGAGCCACAGATTGATGTATGTGTTACAGGTGAATGAACTAACACAGGTCTCTGACATCCGGATGTCCATTCTGTAGTAGAAAAGCCGATACCAGCCATTCCAGGAGAAAGATTCATCACAAATGTTATTTCCACTTTCATTGTTGGCTCTCCAGGGACGATCCAGAGACTCATAGTTGTAACAGGGATCACTGCTGATGCTTTGGAAAGCAACTGTCATGGACGAAAGAGATCtttgtaaaatactgttaaaaagtttttttatatgtatttatatgaaAGACAATATAGTTTTAGCCCTGACTACAGAGACACTGATGGGtcatttcattattttgagTAATCATATCCTAACCAGTGATTTGCAGTAAAGCCCAAAATAAAGAGAGAAAcatagaaaagaaaaatgtgCCATGAATGGATCTGTATATGCAGAGCCCTGCAAGGAATGGGTAACACAATTTactaaaagtgaaaaaaaacaaaaacctgagCCTTATTTCCCTCTTGTCAGCTCTGAAGCATCATgtctcataaaacattcaaaaatgtaaatgtttgggAGAAAGAGAAGAGCAGACATATGGATAGATCtgaaaaagaacacaaaagatagCTCTATTCGGTACGGTTTTCTGTGCACACACACCCGAAGCGCAGCCGCGCACACAGAAAGTCGCCTCTTAGACAGCTTCCAAGTACTGATTTGAGCTCTCTTTCACATATTTTCATGGCTGAacggacaaatacacacaacattatgtcaaaatgtccattcTGGAGacattcggttatgtcttaagaaAACGTAAACAGTTATATCGGATGTGCATCAGTGTATTGAAGATCCtggcattcggtcttaaagtgacagcagcataaTAAACTTGCTGCCATCTGTACccttaatattaatcaaacaacaaaagacagagaaaatcactcactgctcttaaaggggctgtttacacgacaccattttcaactaaaaacagaaaacttttaatgctttttggCCATTCGTTCATATTACAATagcgttttggtggcctgaaaacgcaaacttttggaAACAGATTTCAAAgagcaagtttttgaaaacggtctccatgtaaacaacaaaTCTGTGAAAACAATTACGTCATGCACATGAGTATTAAATGTTCAGCCTATAGTGTTTCATCACCATCTAATGGCTTGGCAGGAGAATACagtatttttagtcattttcacggaTTCGTATGAATAgtgatcattttgacaatgatGTAGTCTGTACGCGGAAAACTCAAAGCAAAAACTTCTCCGTTTTAGGCAtatcattgtcgtgtaaatgtaccctaattattaattatatttaatttatacaaataaatatgtatgtttgaaaaaaaaaaatgttgttggcaaattattaaaaagaaTGCATATATCATTCATTGAAAAGAAGACCATGtgtatgactaaaactaaatcagaATTTACTGTCAAAATCAACAGTTAGAATAACAGAGTTAGGAAAGTGTTAGAGATGGGTAGGTGGGAGAGAACAACATAGTAGCCAACAGAATGGCTGATGGAATGCAAACCACTGATTATAACTCAAGCTTAATTTCATTACACAATCCACAATAACAGATGTAAAATGATCTAAAAAGTATGACAATTATTCTTGATACCAACATTCAACAAGCTCATGATATCATCACAAAAACCCCAGAGTAAAAGAATTAAgacctgttcacaccaaggacaataACGTACTTGGTTACTAACGTAaactcggttccctgagatacgtaacgagtactgcgtatggggaaaggtctcctttatccctgttactgaagcctttttcaataacgcagtgtaactgcatcatcattggttcactcatagacaagttgttgaaccaatgaatggcgcggcatagctgcgcggcctatggcgacaaagcacgtgaatattcccgccgaaatgggcagggtttagggctatataagcagccgtttcgccataggatttcaggtcatcCGACTGAAGCGgcgacactgaagccgcagcctcgtggcacggcaagtatcgcagtactcgttccgtatcgcagttacgttagtaaccgagtacgttccctttcgatacttcactcgtactgcgtatggggaacgaattcaaccgcgccgtgccacggcagggaacgactggacttgtcttgggCACCGATAGGGAACCAGTggacaagtgagaaggccgAAGCCGTCGAACCCATGTTACACTTGCTCTCGCGTGAGAAATGGTATTTAGCACGTCCCCTGGGAGGTTAgcaggctcccatcgagggaccagaggtgcagagcccaaagTTCTGGCTGAGGATGCCAGATCTTCccgttcgcctgagagaggaggtcccctCTCAGGGGAATTGGCCACGGGGCTttcgtggaaagcctgaacagctccgaggaccaaacttggctcctccagagcggggccaccaggaggactctgtgtttgtcttccctgattcgcCTGATGACTTGagggatcagagcgatcgggggaaaagcgtaCAGGAGAGCGCTGGGCCAGACGTGGGC
Coding sequences within:
- the LOC125255893 gene encoding uncharacterized protein LOC125255893 isoform X2; the protein is MRFLISLCVSLLLLINGPATSSSDPCYDYNTLDESWRDIRQSQSSGYDDTLVERSSWYRLYLNGESAQMSEWCVSYVRCGGETSLFLNGSHPTIEDGVVTREVLGTYWNSDCGSYRSTSIVKVKACPGDYYVYEFVKPNISAPGPMYCAVAFQSISSDPCYNYESLDRPWRANNESGNNICDESFSWNGWYRLFYYRMDIRMSETCVSSFTCNTYINLWLTDPHPQIEDGVVIREVCGSYHLGDCCEYNSNPIRVKACPGNYYVYELVSPPFGCVGYCTDISTISQPVSTVSPDIITGSSITLNYDPCKNYSILDNYWRSIIIYWYTNGYVNRHDDTLVEWDGWYRLFINGSSAQMPEWCVSYMSCGGYSSLWIGDSHPRLEDGVVTREIYGSRNDQCSRYRSDPIQVKACPGNYYVYKFTRPTLSIPAPVYCAVPVSIPSVDPCYNYTSLDEPWRATDHYNLGMCDSNVEWNGWYRLFYNGQNAQMPESCVNQYTCGTSDPLWLNGSHPQLKDGVVTRQVCVSSWNGCCTYASHAIRVKACPGNYYVYEFVKPIFCGAYCVEASSQSIPSASTTTETIPSIQSITPPIITTGKVLS
- the LOC125255893 gene encoding uncharacterized protein LOC125255893 isoform X1 is translated as MRFLISLCVSLLLLINGRRGVNCGANQVSQMRMSCSRAEKPSGQGPATSSSDPCYDYNTLDESWRDIRQSQSSGYDDTLVERSSWYRLYLNGESAQMSEWCVSYVRCGGETSLFLNGSHPTIEDGVVTREVLGTYWNSDCGSYRSTSIVKVKACPGDYYVYEFVKPNISAPGPMYCAVAFQSISSDPCYNYESLDRPWRANNESGNNICDESFSWNGWYRLFYYRMDIRMSETCVSSFTCNTYINLWLTDPHPQIEDGVVIREVCGSYHLGDCCEYNSNPIRVKACPGNYYVYELVSPPFGCVGYCTDISTISQPVSTVSPDIITGSSITLNYDPCKNYSILDNYWRSIIIYWYTNGYVNRHDDTLVEWDGWYRLFINGSSAQMPEWCVSYMSCGGYSSLWIGDSHPRLEDGVVTREIYGSRNDQCSRYRSDPIQVKACPGNYYVYKFTRPTLSIPAPVYCAVPVSIPSVDPCYNYTSLDEPWRATDHYNLGMCDSNVEWNGWYRLFYNGQNAQMPESCVNQYTCGTSDPLWLNGSHPQLKDGVVTRQVCVSSWNGCCTYASHAIRVKACPGNYYVYEFVKPIFCGAYCVEASSQSIPSASTTTETIPSIQSITPPIITTGKVLS